The DNA window taatagaatataaattcctcgAGGACAAGGGCTGCTTCAATTTATTTGTATGTCCCCAGACCCTGAGTTCTGGGCACAGAAATAGACACTGATTTAACTTCTGGTTGATTGGTGCCAACTCTCACATCCAACATTTCCCCTTTAGGCTGCCTCTCTATTGTTTTGGGAGTAGCTCTGGCCTGCTTTCAGGTCACCAGCACCTTTAAGGCACTTCTAGCTTGGGAGAAGCTGACAGAGCGGGCCCTCTTTTGGCATAACCTTTTCCTCCATACTTTAACATTTAGGGTTTGGGTTTGCTTTTCTGAGCAATTCAAAACACGAAAGCAGTTGATCTCTTCTTTGAACCTACTGGATCCATGATCCAGACGGATTTCTAAATGTTTTCCACACGATTTGATATTGCAAAACAGTGGGGAAAAAACCAGTTACTAGCATCTAAAAAGGCAGATACCTTCAAGGAGATGAATGTTCATTGATAATAGGAAATGATAAAGGCCTTCATCTATATAGACCCTCATGCCTAATCAGAAATAATACTCAAGCCTCCACCAGAATGGCATTATGCTTTCATTTGTGTAGTGGAAGGGTCAAAAAGTCTAATAACTTGTTGGgttacttcacctctctgagccacAAAGTCCCTCATCAACAAAATGGGGGAGCATGCAGGCACTGCCTCCTCAGGCACTTGGTGCAAGAAAACAGCTTTGAGGCATGAAAGAGAATCGGATCAGGTCAAGAACCTGGATTCCAGGCCTGGCTTGGGCACTCACTAGACTTGTGGTTTAGGGCCagttgaccccccccccccatctatgaCATGAAGCAGCAGGAGCAGATAATGATGATCTTTCCAACACTAAGATTTCATGATCCTAAACAGCCAAAcactttaattactttttttttcttttgcagggcgataagggttaagtgacttgcccagggtcacacagctagtaagagtcaagtgtctgagtcgagatttgaactcaggccctcctgaatctagggccagtgctttatccactgtgccacctaggtgccccctttaATCACTTCTACATCTTTACCTACATCTCTATCATGAATGAAGCACACAGCACCACTGCAGAGATATGAAGTCATCTGTCCACAGAAAGAATGACCTTCAAAACCACCCAAGAATCCTGGTTCCTGGATttctaccttccctttcctctaatGTTATTCAAACTTAAGGAATCAGAAAACAAATGATGAACTTGGATCATTATTTATGCCTCTTTACAAAGGCAGCAAGAATCTATCAAGATTTTATGCCCACAATTGTCCCAATTACAGTTTTTAATACAGAAGTAAAACTGTTCAGGGCCTCAGCCTTGGCCTGGCTTTGCTTCACGGAGAGGTGCACTTCCGAGTGCTCAGGATCTAACAGCAGTTCTGTTAGGAAGAGGCAGCCTGCACCATCCTGGGCACTAAGATAGGCCTTCCAGGGCTGGACACCGGCCTTGCTCAGGGCAATGGTCTGGATGTTCACCATTTGCAGAGCTGTCTGGATGGTGTCAGGATGGGCTACTCCTTGCCAGGGTAACACTTCTCGGTGGGCCACTTCTAGGCTTAGCCAAGTTTTCTCAAACTGCTCAGCAGTCAGCTGGCCATTAGGGACCAGGAGGAAAGATCCAGAGTCAGAAAGAGGTTGCAGCTCCTCTTTGTTCTCTGAAACTAAggatcctaaaatgaaaagaaacagaacCTTCTATAAGAGACGTGCTTAATACACAGCATGTGTTTAAATGTCCAAATCTCTAAAAGTATAAGGCATTTTTCATTCTTGGAAACATGTTTAATAACCAGTACTCTGAAGTACACTGGTGGCTTCACTTGGATGAACTTTTCTCAATCAGCAAAATAATAAAGGctctccaataataataataataatgataaaataaaggCTCTCctatattttgggggaaaaaaggataagGAACAAAAACCACATATCATGATAAGTCCTAAGCCCCCTAAAAGTTTTCACCTGATGCAGAaaggactccagggccagaaggTTCCGGGCCACGAGGCTCTGACACCTGAAGTGAAGAGATGGCTGCCCAGCACGCTTTGCTATACATTGGCACTAATGTGTTGAACTCAGAGACCCAGCTGTTCACAGGTCTTTCTGCTTGGTCTTCCAGAAGCCCAAGAGAAGGGTCAGACTTGGGGCTACACAGGATTCGCTTCACCTCATCAATGCCAGTTAAGAGAAGGCGATAGTAGAAGAGCCCTCGGTCCCGTACCGCCATATCCTTTTCCTCCTCTAGGAGAGAAAATCCGAGATgcaaatgatttttaacattttctcacCATCCTCATGCTATGCATATtccaccaaaaaaggaaaagaggagagggaggaaaaaccaaaagcaaggaaggaaagaagagccaGGAAGGCTCTTCTCAGAGTCCAGACAGATTTTGCCAATGAGCCAAAGTCATAGAGATGATCAGTGCTGGGTCAGGGCAGGGGCTGTTCCTCCCAAAGGACCCACCTATGCAGTAATATAGCAGGCGGCCCAGCATGTCCTGGCACTCAGCAGGCCGGGAGAGAAAGAGGCGCAGCAGTGCTGTCAGTAACTCCATCTTAACTGCTGGAAATGTCTCTGCCTTCACGTTTTCCACAAAGTCCTCCAACACATATGGAGCGTTTGGGATTGTTTCCCCATGTACTCCAAGGAGCCAGATCAGCGCCTGCTTTCCCTAGGAAGTCAGGAAAGTAAGAAGAGGCCTATAAGGAGCAGAACATAAAGGGACTTTCAGCTTTGCCTCTCCCGCCCAGGGAAAAAAACATCTAACCTTCTAGTTTGGCTATCGCTGCTGATCCTCTCCCCTAGAGCCTGCCATAAAGGAGGCAGATACGCCACCGCACAGAAGTGGCTGCCAAGGCTCCCAGAGCCTGGGTGTATTTGGCAGGAGGGTCTCCTAAGGTTTGGGGCCAGTGTGCCTAATTTTTCTAATGTTTCAAATGATTGCCAAATGAATTTCACTAACAACAAGAGTAACAGTTAAAATTTATATGGCGctataagatttgcaaagtgttttagagatgtctcctttgatcctcccaTCAACCtggaattattattcccatttcacagataaggagactgagggtGCCAAagctgtgatttgcccaggatcaaacagctagtaagtatctgagctcacatcttcctgactccacatgctgtatcctatccactatgccacatagctccATCACTAAATTACTTTACTAAAAATAGGCTAGAGGAAGACAGCGgaattctcaaaaacatatgGCCCCCAACTGCTCAAAAGCACAACTCTAGCAAGTCATTTGTGATTCAAACATATAAATGAATTCTAAAAGATCCCATTTCAGAGTCTAGTTGGGCAGGTGCTGTAATATCTTCTGTATTACCTGTTATAATACCAGTGAGCACAACAGTCCTAAGCATCCCACCCTCCTCCTCAGAGGAAATAAGGCTGAGACCGTACCTCACTATCCTGGATGTTCTCCTCACAGCCAGGAAGGGCCTGGCACACAGCCTCAGTGCATTGAGGACAAAGCCAAACCAGGTTTCGGAAAGTCTGTACCACCGCTATAGCAAAACACAAAACATCATGAAAGTGATAAGTCTCACATATAAAAGCAAACCAGAATCAGGCATTTATTCACATCAATGTCTCTGTCAAATTTCCTGGCGCttaaagaattttagaatttgTCTAGGAAGCACCTGAGGGACAAACATTTCCCAACATTAGTCTTTTTACCAAGAGATCAGAGAAAACAGATTTCTTCTTTGGCTGTAATATTACTAGTTCTAATCCAGTGGCAAAGCAGAGAAATAATGGATCCCTTTATAACTCTgcattttggtcatggtttcagGAAGTAATGATAGCTAATAGCCACAGCACTTtgatgtttgcaaaatgctttctctattacctcatttgatttcatttacatatattatctcatttgaagaaGATAGCTGGTGTGAAATCCAAACATCAGCACAGGATCATGCAGGGCCATCTATGGCCCAATTCATGTCAAGGGCCTGTGCTAAGACTTCTTTGATACTTTAAGAGACATAAAGAACTCAAAAAAGACACAGAACTCTACATACCTCTGATATAAAGCCCAAGGGAACTACACAGAGCAAATTAGAGAATCCTTGGACAATTTTACGGAACATCACTGTTCTAAAAATTACGGTTTAAATTGAGCAGAtgatttcaaacaaacaaacaggagaGAAATATTCTTATCTAAAGAGGAGCAACAGCCAAGGAAAAAAGCCTCCACAGTGTGGCTTCCACTTGAGAAACACTAAAATTCTGGCCTTGGTTCCTCCCcttggctgctgctgctgagtgGAGTGACTCCTGGACTCCTGGACTCCTAGACACTTGAATGAGTCTGTGCAGTGGCAGGACAAAGTGTTTATGAAATACTTGCTGAGAGTGAAAGAGTGAAAGAAGCCACTGTGCATGGAGTAgaggacagaggaaggaaaggcCTGAAGCTTTCCCAACACCAACCAGGAGCAAAAAGCCTGCATTCTGCAGGTTCTGGACTACAGAATCTCCACCCAGGCACACCTTTCTTTAGAAAAGTTAAACCCGAATTGCTGGTAAAGAATGTGGCCAGACAGCAATTACCTGAGGTGATGTGCTCCTGCCTGAGCACCAGCAGCTCTGTTAGGATCTGAACACACTGATCTGTGTAGGTCCTGGCAATGCCACCTACCAAGGAAAGGAGGGCAAAAGAAGTTGTAAACTAAGAAATAATCACCAAATACAACTGAGTAACTAAAAATCTGAACAGTGGACAACCTTCTTTAAGCCAAAGACTGAGTGGGCTAAAGTCATAAGCTAACAGATACATTCTAGCAAAGTTGCCTGTAAAGTGAATTTTGGTCAAagaaatcctattttttttcccattgattcccGCTATAAATTTGGGGGTTGTGGGGGGCAAAaatctctcatttaaaaaatgagttgtAAACTTTAGCCAAAAAAGGGGGGTTTAAGGTGGCAGCTCGGAGGAATGCTGGATGTTACATATCAGCACAGCTTAGATATATACCTATTAAGAGTACTTTCTAGtaattttctgactctaggtcctacTTTCCACcattattaatctctcctttcctctacgAAAGAACCAAGAGATTTTTTCCCTGTGTCATAGGATCCCCCTAATGTTACGCCTAAAGCTTAAAAAATTTAAGCTCCTCTCCTTTTTGTccaggtatttataatagttcaACAGGAGCAAGCTTCTAGGTGTTATCAAAGGGTGCCACCATTAAGTACAAGAAAATTCTAAGGAGTTTGGTATAGCAAGAAACAACATAAAATGAGGGGTCAGGAGAAGTCATATCTAGACTCAGTTTATCTAGGTAAATCCCTAAACTTTCTGTACCTTGggttctccatctataaaatgggaattataatctCTATTCTACCTGCCTTCTAAGGCTTTTTGGAATAACATGAGTACGGTCATTTGCACCATATACAGATTTATTCAAATGCAAGGTATACTAAACTCTAAATGCTTTatcttaaaatgaggaaaatctaAAACCTCTATCCTTGGACCTGTGGTGAGGTTAGTCCTGAACGGACCCTCCTTTGCTAATGTGATATCAGCAACTGCCCAGTTCTTTAGTGAAGGCCTTGTTACCACTGAGGTTTGCCCTTTGGTCTCTGACATTCCTCTGGCTGGAGCTCTCTAGCTGGCCCCACTGGCCCCAAAGGAGGAAGCAGCAGCAGACACTTTACCTATGGCGAAGATGGCTGCCTGTGCTAGGTCCGCCGACACGTCAGTGCAGTAACCCTGGAGCTCTTCCAGCACCTGCTGGACATTCTCATCATTCACCAGCTCACACAGTACTTCCACCTTCTGCAGTTTGATGTAATGTGGTTCTGAGTATGAGCAGAAGAACTTCTTGTAGTGGCTACTGAAGTGGCCGGGCAGACTGCGCAGGATCCGTCGCACATGACACAGAGCAGCGAAGCAGAGCTCCCGGCTCTCTGAGGAGCAGGCTGTCAGCAAGGGCCCCTTGACTCTAACGAGCACATCTGTCTGTACGTGGGGGAATTCTTTCGCCAGAACAAGAAAGAGTTTGGTGGCTGCCATCACCACAGCTGGGCTGCTGCTCTGAAGAGAACTGTCCAGCAGGTTGAGGATGGCAAAGAGTTCCTCCTCACTTCGGGGTTGGTAGCGTAACAAGAAGCCCAGAACCTCAGCCTGACCCCATTGGTCTAGATCTGGCATTCTGCcccagaaagaaaataaagttactGTTTGGGCAGCAAAAGCACAATACCTTCTCTGCAGCCATGTCTCATTAGCTGCTTAAAATGGGAAAGAACATTTAAACTAAGTTCTGACGGAAGGACATAGAGCTCTAAACAAGTTTATACAGGAAAGCTTCCCTCTTAAACAAGGCCCTGGACTCTTCCTCAAGAGGGAAGCTATTCTGTATAAACCTTAACACTTATGCAAAACTgtctctaaaaccaaaagcaactGCATAATGCTCACCAGTCTAGGATCAAGGGCTTAATCCTTGACCTTGGATTCGGATTCTCCACATCTTAAGGTAGCACAAGTAACTTAACCGAGAAGTATATGTGTCGGGATGAGGGGAGCCTCTTTGCTCAGGTTCTGGGCAGTATAATGGCTCTAAAGCAAGATGGGACCTAACATCACAGAGTACACTCCTGCTTAATACTCTGTATGTGGACAGACAAGCTCAAAGAAAAGAAGTGGGTTTTGTTCAGTAAATTATGGAAAAGTTGATAACTGTGGTTCTCTTTACTCTCCCAGGGAAAACTGTTCAAGAACTCTCCTTGATAGAGCATAACAACCAAAAGGAATCTCCCATCTTAACATACAAACCGATTTAAGAGATGGTGGGCAATGGGTTTATTGATAACAACACCTCCCTCATGCTTCAAGATCTCCTCCAAAGCTCTCAGGCAATTAACCACTACAATGGGATCCTGGTCTCTTAGGAGACTGTACAGTTCGTTCACCAGGGTGCCATCTATAATGAAACACAGAAGAGCAAAAATTTCCcattaaagaagaaaattttcaGTCATGGGAATGAAACTAGGTAATAGATCCCAGTACACCCAGCAGAAAACCTGTTAAAAAATCAAAGTGGCAACCACAGAATGTAAAGCAACATATGCTGACCTTCAGGTCAGTCTAAGTCGATAATGCTAAGGATTCTCACTTGGGCTTCAAACACATGACAGTTGTAACCTCATAAAACATCAAGAACTATATTCTACTTGAAGGCCCCAGTGCACAGAAGTAAATCTCATTTAACAGTTCATGGCATTTCATAAggaaagtttttattatttctttctagtgAAAATACAACTCTTACTATTCTAAATACTGTGGATACTCAGTAAATACTCACAATGATGGGAAGGACTGCCACTTACCCACTTCAGAATCTCCATGGAGATTATACATCTTTGCACAGCCAAGAACTGCCACCCTCCTGACATAGGAGGCTTTATCTCGAAGGCCATTCAGAATAGGTTGTTGGATATACTCTTGTACTCCAGGCATCCTATGAAAAAAACACTCTGGAGTCAGCCAGGCTTTGAAGAGCCAATCCTCACTTGATTCAGCACCTATAACACTTAGGTCACAGAAGCTTGAGGGAACACTTTCCAATGCAAAGCCTGGTAATATACATCTAATCAGGAAATAAAGACCTCTTTCTAATTCTGAATGCAATCATTATCTGACTTCTGCATGGAATTCCACTGAAGAAGCAGCAAAAAGATCATGTTTACAATTGCTCAGAAGTCTTCAACAAAAACAAAGGGAAGAaggttgaaaaaagaaaacctcacatTGATATAACTGTACTACATGAATTTTCTAAACCAAACCAGTGGTAGATTTGAGGGACAACAATATTTTTCCCAGTGCTATAAGATCACAAATAAGTTGACCCTTTTTC is part of the Dromiciops gliroides isolate mDroGli1 chromosome 4, mDroGli1.pri, whole genome shotgun sequence genome and encodes:
- the AP4B1 gene encoding AP-4 complex subunit beta-1; amino-acid sequence: MPYLGSEDVVKELKKALCNPHIQADRPRYRNVIQKVIRHMTQGVDMSSVFMEMVKASATVDIVQKKLVYLYMCTYAPLKPDLALLAINTLCKDCSDPNPMVRGLALRSMCSLRMPGVQEYIQQPILNGLRDKASYVRRVAVLGCAKMYNLHGDSEVDGTLVNELYSLLRDQDPIVVVNCLRALEEILKHEGGVVINKPIAHHLLNRMPDLDQWGQAEVLGFLLRYQPRSEEELFAILNLLDSSLQSSSPAVVMAATKLFLVLAKEFPHVQTDVLVRVKGPLLTACSSESRELCFAALCHVRRILRSLPGHFSSHYKKFFCSYSEPHYIKLQKVEVLCELVNDENVQQVLEELQGYCTDVSADLAQAAIFAIGGIARTYTDQCVQILTELLVLRQEHITSAVVQTFRNLVWLCPQCTEAVCQALPGCEENIQDSEGKQALIWLLGVHGETIPNAPYVLEDFVENVKAETFPAVKMELLTALLRLFLSRPAECQDMLGRLLYYCIEEEKDMAVRDRGLFYYRLLLTGIDEVKRILCSPKSDPSLGLLEDQAERPVNSWVSEFNTLVPMYSKACWAAISSLQVSEPRGPEPSGPGVLSASGSLVSENKEELQPLSDSGSFLLVPNGQLTAEQFEKTWLSLEVAHREVLPWQGVAHPDTIQTALQMVNIQTIALSKAGVQPWKAYLSAQDGAGCLFLTELLLDPEHSEVHLSVKQSQAKAEALNSFTSVLKTVIGTIVGIKS